In Carassius auratus strain Wakin chromosome 37, ASM336829v1, whole genome shotgun sequence, the DNA window CTTTTCTCTTTCTAATGTCATTGCACGACTGACTTCACGTAGTATGCTCTCTGTAAAAACATGTTTGGGTTTTCAAACGTCACCGTAGGTAATCTAGTCTGTACATATTTCAACTTGAAACAAAGTAACCCACAGCTTTCAGCACACTTCAACACTGTACAGCCTGATGTAAAGGTTTCATTATATGATATGGAACTGAAATTGGGTATTTGGCCCATGCATATGAAACGCTTTTGAATCCAAGGGCCCTGTTTTGATCGATCGGATCATGAGTAGACGAGTGGTTCACACCTGGTGTTTTTATCCCACTCTTCTGTCCACTTTTGACCACTTCTGTTCTTTTGAGTGGAGGGTCTATGGGCCACTGTATGTGGGACTTTTCCGATTTTTTgatctaatattgtgaaataagctTATTTACATATGAGCCCAACACCTTTTTTTTGGAAGCTATTTTTAAAACGTTTGCtgcatggatgaaaaaaaaaaaagaagaaaaaaaaggaaaatatatcaGTCAAAATTGTGCTGggagaagaaaaaacaacattagTCACTTATAAGTTGGCAGCAAATGCCTTAAATGTAATCTgtattcagaacagaacaagaTAAAAATCAGGAAATATAATTAgctacaaaattataataattttattaaaaaatgtatatatacacaaccagtcaaaagtttttgaacagtaagatttgatgtttttaaagaattctgtTCTGCTCACCAAGCTTTCATTTATtcaatccaaaatacagcaaaagcagtaatattgtgaaatatgtttactatttaaaataactgcttcctATGTGAATGtgttaaaacgtaatttatttctgtgtatgtgtatgtaaatgtaagcaaggatgctttaaattgattagaaaaaaatgctgttcttttgatgtACATTCATcgatgaaacctgaaaaaaaaatcattctcagCTGTTTTCagtatgatattaataataattaatgtctttttttgaatcctcatattttcatgatttctgaagatcatgtgacactgaagactggaggaatgatgctgaaaatacagctgtgcatcacagaaataaattacagtttacaatatattcacatagaaagcatatattttaaatagttgaaatatttcacaatattcaatgcattttggatcaaataaatgcaggcttcgtGAGCAGaggagactttaaaaaaaaaaaaaaagcataaaaaatattacttCTCAAAAACGTTTGACTggaatttaaatctaatttaaattctGATGTTGCCGGGTAACAGACAGGAAATGAACTTGGGAATGTTTAAGAATGAGCTCAGTCAGCGGAGAGCAGGCGGTCTTTAGTCGCTGTTTTCGACTACCTCTGGAAGTGCTCAAAAGTGGACAAGCTCGAAACATTTAACACCCCTTTCACGCCTGTGTTAAGCGACGTCACCTTGTGTTCAGATCGAAGAAAACACATCTAAATATCAGGTGTAAACAGGGTCTTCTAGTACTTTTGAATTCACTACCAAACTGCGTCTGCCAATGCAATCTTATTCATTAcacaatgagagaaaaaaaaaaatgctttcatgttttttttcatgatttttttttttttaatagcatcGTTTTGATTGGAGCAATCATTCTAAATGAATAAAGTCGTATTAGATTAGAGGTTTAAAATGGAACTACTGCTTTTAATGCCTGTCTAacgcttaaaaaaaaatcagtatcagATTTATTCTgatgtttataaaaatgtgttttggaaTGTAGTGTAAACAAGACGACCCTTATGAACTAAATCCATCGCTAAATTTGGAAATGCCATTTACCATTGGGTTAAAATCTACGTTTTATTATTTCGCTTTCGAAATGGAGAAAGTGCCTGAGTCCAGCGTTCATTCCTGAATGATTAGAAAGGTGAAGAAATTTGGGTGAGGTTTTTCGAAAGTAATATTGTTTATATCATGTTGGAGTGTCTATTTTTGTAGAGCATTGGATGTAGGATGTTGATTAAAAGGTCGGGGCATGTTGAGAAGATGATCTTTCATCAGATGAAGGTCTTTCATCAAAGTAATAGCAAATTGGAACATTTTTGGTATGTGTATATGGTTTGCAGCTTTATTTTGTTTATGGAAATATGCAAGATATTGCATCCAATGGTGTATGTgggaactacatttcccatgaggcAATGCTATGGAATGTAACTGCGGGATAGCTGGGAAGTGTAGTTTGCATAACTAGAGTCATATTCTTTCATTTGAGTTGCATcccaaaaattcagttttatccATGTTAAGTGCTCTTaatttttcttttcctctctttaGGGAAGTTAATGAATTTAAACTTAAGATTTTTAATCGTATTTGCTTTTATCACATCTCTCAAAAATGTTAGAATTCAGATCAAAGTAGGCTTTGATGAACTACCTCACTCTAAATTTctacaatgttgtttttttttttttgtgacgtaGTTGCCCTTAAGATAGATGTTAATACggatttcattatttatttatttctaaagtgaACTATTGTCAATAGTAGGCAACGTATAGTTTTGTACATTATGTATACTGCACCTAGAGGTCAACGAATTGAAATGTAAATTTgatcttttttgtttaattttactttgtacTCATTTTTTTACAGTTCATGTGCAATACCCACTGCTGTCATGCTAGTTGTAATCAATAGCTCTAGATTTATTAGTTTTATGTACCCAGAGGTAGAGATATGTTTGGTACTGTCAGATAAAttcatgttttttcttctttggcTTATATTGTCAATGTTACATAACCCATcttaccaaaaatgaaaatctgtggCTGATGTTTTGCTGAAGTTGTTATGTTTAGCCACTGGACTTTGATCATCCTGGGAAGTCCCATTCAAAGCATCTGTAAAATATCATGAATTACCGACGTGTTACGATTTGGTGCTGGTATGTAATATTTGCTAGTAATGCCAGCCCAACAGTTAGTTATATATATAGCTAGCTCTGTGTGCGCTAAACAGCATACAGACGCTGAGAAGTGCACTACTACAAAGAATGCGCTGGGATCTTATGAAACCAATTGTACATGTACTGAAAATAAACACCAGTTTGAATCAGACTCCTCTGTCTCATTGCTTTTATACACCAGTGTAATATACAAGACGTTTAAAGGGTTTCTGCAGGTAAATGAAGACTTTACAAGACCGATTAAAGCAACTAAAGATTGAATGGTTTGCGTAAACATACCATTCGCATcggaaagtttattttttattttatctgaatgGTACAAAACTTGGTAAGGTTTTGGCGTTAGGCTTTTTGTCTAATTCAAAAATGGCCGCCCTGGAAATTTCATCTAGTGGAAACTTTTGGTACTTCATACacaatgcacttttaaaaatatatatatatatattagcctcGAATTTGGGACTTATTGTTTAGATTTGTGCAGTTTTACACACAAAACGCATTTtggaaaatattaaaacttaactTCAGCAATTATCTGCCAAATgactttaaaaagagaccaaactTAAGTCTGTGCTCCAAAACATTGAAGATTTTTAGTCCATTTTATTTAGTCTCATTTCACAAGAGGTACATTCCTttccatttgtttaatttataagtCCTTTATGAACAACCACACACCACCACAGTGACACTTGGTAACATTTCAACACAGCACAAAGTCTAATCGTCATGTATGACCACAGTATAATAGTCTAATCATGATGTATAACATCTTCACATACtctaaatatgcattaaaatctaTTGTAAAGGCTGTTGTTCTAGTAAAATCCAAATAGTATCCAAACGGATTGATAACTGAAACATGTTGAGCAGCAAGAAGCAGTTTGCTTGAGGGCACAGTGGTGATGTCCAGTTTCTGGGTCTCTTCTTCTTGAGATCGAACCTGAAACATTCATATCAGCAGCCTGGAAAGTTAACCGGCCATCAtgctaatatataatatatgaccTACTATGCAGTCGGAAAACAGTTCAGAAAATGAGCTGAGTCTACAAAATCTATGACAGTTTTTGACCACTCACTTTAAGAAACATCCACAGAGCATTTCTAGTATTTCTATACACTAaaacagtgtaaaataaatatataaaattcaatCAATTGACAAAGTCACAtttcaatccttttttttttttttttgtggcaaagCCGGTCACTTTGACGTTGCCGAAATACCACTAAATATGCaagaaaaccatttcaatgccaAGATTTGGAGCAAGTTAGAAAAGCTTGCATGACATTTTTCAGTGAGTGAGACCTCGATAAATTCACTTTCCCACTTTATTTGTAAACTGACATGTTTTTGTAGGGCAGTGGTCTGCTTTGAAGGGACCGTTCACCCAATTTACTCCCCATCCAAaatctagatgagtttgtttcttcgtcagatttgCCGAACACAAAAGCTAAAACAAATCTAGCGTTAATATGTTTTCAACTTTGAACCTTTTTCCCAGTTTCCCAGTTTCTTCCCTGGAAGATTATAGACTAGTACTTTTTCCAGAAGACACTATTTGAAGttgaaaacatcttaatgatgaatttgttctaggttttgtcttctccagaggTGTGGATTATTTTGtgactgtttggactctcattctgacggcacccattcactgaagagcatccattggtgagacactgatgcaatgctacatttctccaaatctgatgaaaaaaacacactcatctacatcttggatgacttaagggtgagtaagttttattttggggtgaaccctTCCACGTTAACACGCTGAAGCCAGTGAATCTGCTCTAATTTTCATTCTTCCATGATAtaattttaaccgatttaaagaCCAGTTTCAGACGTTCTGTTTGTTTCTGTGTCACCTAAAGCTGAAACTTCTTAGAAAGTAAACGGTGTAAATCGACGTGTAAAATGGCTTTAATATATGCTACATTGCTGAAACGGTGAGTATCTCCTCGAAAATATCAACTGGTACACATTGGAAGGCCTTTAACTAGTTGTATCTTAGGACTGATTTGATGAACACCATTCATCAAATTTGTCCACGTGGTTTCTGGAGATGCCTGAGTGCTCTGGTCCATTTGGAGACTTTGGGTGCGTTCATTTGTCTTGCATTAAATGTCACTGGTACGGCTTCCCAGAGCCAGATCCCCCAGCGTGGAGAAGAAGTCTTCCATCTCTTTCTCCAGGAGGCGATTGCGGTTTTCTGCGTCCTCACGGGCCCGTTCAGAGTTTCTCAGTTTGATCTCAAGCATTCGTTTCTTTTTCCTCTCCTGTTCCATCTCTTGCTGGAGTCTCTCCATCTGCGCACACAGAGCTGAACTTGACTCTTCCAGCCTGCAGAGATGAACACAGGTGTGTGAGACGACCATACAGACATCACCCAGCACTCTTACGTCAGGGATGCTCGGGGAACGCAGCTTGAGACACaccaaaaatattaacaatatatgaaatattgaaatatattaaaatctgttttgttttggtttgtaaagACAGGTCAGATTATTTTATGCTAATAattgtgaaacattttatttgtaaaactaACATCATTCTTGTAGTGGATAAAAGTTGAGAAGAAATAAAAACGTCATTAAcaggattttccttttttttttttttttttttttttttgtttaatagaaAACCCCCAAAATAttccaaaaataattttgaaaaataaaaagtactaaatttttgatatttctcacacagtgtatatatatatatatatatatatatatatatatatatatatatatatatatattgtacattatattttatgaatattattttgaGGTGCAAATATTTTAAAACCCCTGACTTATGAACTAAGTTTAGATTTTTAGTAAAAATTGAgataaaaaaactacaaattacttcattaattaatttattgaaggGATACAACAATAAAACCCAAAGCCTAATTCATCaccaaaattgaaaaataattaaattctggGAATAAGTTACTTCTAGAGAAGCTCTACTTAAGATAGGAATCATTTCTATATCAtctacaattattaaaattgtcTGTCTGTGATTTCTCGGAGGACccataagttatttaaaaaatccatTAAGTAATTTtccatagttattattatttatgtattttttaattattcaggCTTTTGggaggatttatttttattattattatttatttttttatgaaaatctctaaatgtctttttttttctctaaatgtctttttttctttctctcacatAATTTAAATGACTATTTATAATGGAaatgatgtttgtgtgttttataaaaGGGGAACCTTTCAAAGGAATCATATTATTTTGGGGTGCCTCGcttcaaaatatttgaaaaccCTTGACATAAATCATTTATACTCCCCCCTTACCTTCTTTCAGATAATtgatcacaaaagaagatatttcgaagAACGTTGGTAACCAAAacgttgacggtagccattgacttccaatgGTATGTAAATGAAAGTTCAATGGCTAGCGTCGAAAGTTTCGGTTGCCggcattcttcaaaacatcttcttttgtgatcaACATCTGAAGGAACCTcttagtaaattattatttttttggtacatttttagtatttcaaatctatttctattctattacCCAAAGTAACTTGTCCTATCTAAACAGAGCTTAAATaaagatgtgatttttaaatgattcaaaaagcAGCAGCCTTACTTTTGAATTCTAGATTCGTAAGTCTGTTTCTGCCTCCTCAGCTCTTCTTTCAGGTCTTCCACGACGCTGGCCAGGGACGAAGGGCCCATGTTTGCATCTGAGTCTTCATCCACGACTCTAATGACCGGTGCTATGTTTCCATTATCACTGCAGGACGCACTCGCGTGGTCCTCCACAGCGCTGCTGACGTCCTCTTGCTTCTCATCCTCCTCGCTCTGAGCGCTCGCCTCCGTCTGAGGCCCGTCTTCTGTCCCTAACGGCTCGCTCCCAGAGTCTGGGACGGAGGTCTCACACGAGGAGGTGGACCACGGCGTGCTGTCCATACTCAGCACACTGCCCAGACTCGACGAAGACGTGACGTTGTCGTAGGTAGACAGTCTCTGAGAGGAGCCCGACTCCCTGGAGCGTTCGCCAGACGAGGTCCGACGGTGTCCTCTTAGTGAAGACAGACCGTTCATGAGCCAGTTCCCGCTGGAGGCTGAGGACATGTCCACCGCGGAGCCACTGACTTTGGTGGACGGCGGCCGGGGAGAGGATCCTTTGAAGGTGTACTTCCATCCTGGAAGCGTCTTGGCCTGCTTACTCGGGCTGACGGCCGTCTCTGCCTTTCCCTTGGAGCTGATGGTGGTGTCCGCAGACGAGACACTGCTGCTGGGAGGGATGTCATTCTTACAGGTCTGCAGATCCTCCTCAGAGATCCAGTCCACCAGGTTGGACTGCTGATGTTGTTGGCTTTGGTCCTTTACCTCCATCTGGTTCTGTGGGGTTTCTGAGTCTTTTTCGGCGTACAGGCGATCATGCTTGCTGATGAGTAGTGTCATGAGATGCTGAACAAGTGAGGTGcctggaaaacaaacacacacacacacacacacaaaaatgcacatttcagatgatcaaaaaacacagtttatatcctagatttatttatttttttaatccaaagaGAAGCCTCCAAATTTGcaaacataaatgcataaaataattcgtatatttaaatgtgcaaataatatcactgtatctaaaataaataaggGGCAATAAATTAACAGTAATACATAAAACATGAGCTACTTCTGgatataaatgtgaccctggagcacaaaagcagtcttaagtctctggggtgtaatatttgtagcaatagccaaaaatacattgtacattgatttttctttcatgccaaaaatcattaggatattaactacagattatgttccataaagatattcagaaaatgtcctaccgtaaatacatcaaaacttaatttatgtttagtaatatgcattgctaaggacttcatgtagacatctttaaatgcattttactgaatatttagatttttttgcaccctcagattccagattttcaaatagttgcatctcaaaccatacatcaatggaaagattatatattcagtttttagatgatgtataaatctcagtttctcATAACCCTTATGCTTCAGATTCAAAGTTTGATGCTCAAATATAGTGGTGCGTAGATTATAATTGCATTATGTCACAAATGTAGGCTGTTTTATCCACACCTGGTGCAACCATGTTTCACATAGTAATGGGTTGGACATTGGATAATGAGTGCTTACCTTCCATGATAGCTACAGGATCTTCCATCTTTGGACGGAGGATGTTTGGTCCAAACACGGTGGCTAAGTTCTGAACacccattttgttttcattcGAGTGAGACTGCACCTCATCCAGAAATCTGCAAAGATGTGGTTCACTTTAGGCACCGAAGCATGAAAACCACTGACAAAAAATGTGTCTGAAATGATTATGTTGGACGTACTTGCATATATATTTCAGAAGGTTGTAATTGGCGGCTGGAAGGGTCATCACTAGCTTCCCTAATTCTTGTATTCCCTGTGGAAACATGAAATCATTGAAGCGATTgaagcattttacatttataagaaAGTCAGTCTTTTCTAAGGAATCTGAAACACATTATGTGCATAAAGTAAATTTAGGAATCCAGATTAGACTTGGGCTTGACGCATCATGTCAGCTGTGAGATATGTGGGAGGAATATTGGCTAGCAAACCACATACTGactgaaacacaaacatacatttcGACAACACAACTGCTGAAAGATTATGTAGAAACGCCAGCAAACAGACTCTCTAAGGGCAGAGCTTTCGTATGATAATTCATGAAGCTTGTTCCAACACGGCAGTTGGGTTTTTTGGATTCGGTTTTATTGGTTTTCAAAAACTGCAAATGTTCAAAATCTGTTCAACACATCAGATGTGTTATTAATATTATCttcaagtattatttttttctatttttgaattttgaatataTTATCAGTAGGTTTATGACtatgtatatagtatatatttgtattatccatatatgtgtgtgtgtgtgtatatacaatatatatatatatatatatatatatatatatatatatatatatatatatatatatatatatatatatatattttaaatgcttttaattaaaaaaagttttatttttgtaacccTATGCTaatgctactatatatatatatatatatatatatatatatatatatatatatatatatatatatatatatatatatatatatatatgtttgtattattcattattcatatatttgttcaatatatatatagaaaaaatactatatatatatatatatatatatatatatatatatatacacacacatcactatattacaatcaaatctaatctattcttgacaaactatatattgttggaaaggtctaagactcccaaatatatattttaccaatatt includes these proteins:
- the arhgap22b gene encoding rho GTPase-activating protein 22 isoform X2, whose protein sequence is MGQGCCKPRRHRTPLPQAGEKDKAAMSHESFLLMANSQSDVDDWVKAIRRVIWAPFGGGIFGQRLEDTVQYERKFGPRLAPLLVEQCVDFIREQGLDEEGLFRMPGQANLVKELQEAFDCGDKPQFDSNTDVHTVASLLKLYLRELPEPVVPFCKYEDFLTCAQILARDEEEGIQELGKLVMTLPAANYNLLKYICKFLDEVQSHSNENKMGVQNLATVFGPNILRPKMEDPVAIMEGTSLVQHLMTLLISKHDRLYAEKDSETPQNQMEVKDQSQQHQQSNLVDWISEEDLQTCKNDIPPSSSVSSADTTISSKGKAETAVSPSKQAKTLPGWKYTFKGSSPRPPSTKVSGSAVDMSSASSGNWLMNGLSSLRGHRRTSSGERSRESGSSQRLSTYDNVTSSSSLGSVLSMDSTPWSTSSCETSVPDSGSEPLGTEDGPQTEASAQSEEDEKQEDVSSAVEDHASASCSDNGNIAPVIRVVDEDSDANMGPSSLASVVEDLKEELRRQKQTYESRIQKLEESSSALCAQMERLQQEMEQERKKKRMLEIKLRNSERAREDAENRNRLLEKEMEDFFSTLGDLALGSRTSDI
- the arhgap22b gene encoding rho GTPase-activating protein 22 isoform X1 encodes the protein MAAMLSPKIRQTRRARSKSMVMGEASHGSCRPTSPSLQEGVLKSGWLKKQRSIMKNWQLRWFVLRADHLFFYKDEEETKPQGCILLKGSQVNELTANPEEPGRHLFEIVPAGEKDKAAMSHESFLLMANSQSDVDDWVKAIRRVIWAPFGGGIFGQRLEDTVQYERKFGPRLAPLLVEQCVDFIREQGLDEEGLFRMPGQANLVKELQEAFDCGDKPQFDSNTDVHTVASLLKLYLRELPEPVVPFCKYEDFLTCAQILARDEEEGIQELGKLVMTLPAANYNLLKYICKFLDEVQSHSNENKMGVQNLATVFGPNILRPKMEDPVAIMEGTSLVQHLMTLLISKHDRLYAEKDSETPQNQMEVKDQSQQHQQSNLVDWISEEDLQTCKNDIPPSSSVSSADTTISSKGKAETAVSPSKQAKTLPGWKYTFKGSSPRPPSTKVSGSAVDMSSASSGNWLMNGLSSLRGHRRTSSGERSRESGSSQRLSTYDNVTSSSSLGSVLSMDSTPWSTSSCETSVPDSGSEPLGTEDGPQTEASAQSEEDEKQEDVSSAVEDHASASCSDNGNIAPVIRVVDEDSDANMGPSSLASVVEDLKEELRRQKQTYESRIQKLEESSSALCAQMERLQQEMEQERKKKRMLEIKLRNSERAREDAENRNRLLEKEMEDFFSTLGDLALGSRTSDI